The following are encoded in a window of Harmonia axyridis chromosome 7, icHarAxyr1.1, whole genome shotgun sequence genomic DNA:
- the LOC123684117 gene encoding facilitated trehalose transporter Tret1-like — MSQENLFSLLKENSPQLIAVFFGTLNALSDGMHFGWTAPTIPILEREDSPIKLTKNDIIYLEVFYVTFGIVGLPITIFLADKIGRQKSVIVASSTSLFAWVLIGIGDRVEYFIVARCLVGVAADVAFVCSPMYIAEISHQKIRGFLAGVIYTMVLIGVLTIYTIAPYTSIRVPPLVGGGVILIQLAVFPFMPESPYYHLYKNNRISAEKSLQRLRGKEDVEDELEEISAAINRQKMERGRMFDLFLIGSNRKAIIIMIFLNCIQNMVGFAAILMNLHEILIEAGATYLDSNISAIVFAATMVAASLTGMVTVDKFGRKMLYGISCVMSGIFLLIIAIFYHLKHAGYDVLVVAWIPLVFIMLFAAVFKFGIGIIPIVMTAELFPARVKALGMTAADGVYVTFASLSLFIYQELNNSVGLHMSFYLFSFVAFSGLIFNAFLLPETKNKTLEEIQIMLKS, encoded by the exons GTACTCTGAATGCTTTATCTGATGGAATGCACTTTGGATGGACAGCTCCAACTATACCAATTCTAGAGAGAGAAGATAGCCCAATCAAATTGACGAAGAATGACATCATATATCTCGAAGTTTTTTATGTTACATTTGGTATTGTTGGACTTCCAATCACAATTTTTCTAGCTGATAAGATCGGAAGGCAGAAATCTGTTATTGTGGCTTCTTCAACGAGTCTATTCGCATGGGTGCTAATAG GCATTGGTGATAGAGTGGAGTATTTCATTGTTGCGAGATGTTTGGTTGGAGTAGCAGCAGATGTAGCATTCGTTTGTTCTCCGATGTACATAGCAGAGATATCCCACCAAAAAATAAGAGGATTTCTAGCAGGCGTCATATACACGATGGTACTCATTGGCGTGCTCACTATATACACTATAGCACCTTACACATCTATAAGAGTGCCACCACTTGTAGGAGGTGGCGTGATTTTAATCCAACTGGCTGTCTTTCCATTCATGCCCGAGTCGCCTTATTATCACCTCTACAAAAATAACAGAATCTCTGCGGAAAAATCACTGCAAAGACTCAGAGGCAAAGAAGACGTTGAAGATGAACTTGAAGAGATCTCAGCAGCTATAAACAGACAGAAGATGGAGAGAGGAAGAATGTTTGATCTGTTCCTCATCGGAAGCAACAGGAAGGCTATAATTATAATGATATTCCTCAACTGTATACAGAATATGGTAGGATTCGCCGCAATTCTCATGAACCTTCACGAGATACTCATTGAGGCTGGAGCAACATATCTGGACtcaaatatttctgcaatcGTTTTCGCTGCGACGATGGTTGCAGCATCTTTAACTGGCATGGTAACTGTAGATAAATTCGGACGCAAGATGCTGTATGGAATTTCGTGCGTTATGTCTggaatttttctattgatcaTAGCGATTTTTTACCATTTGAAACATGCTGGTTACGATGTCCTTGTAGTGGCATGGATTCCTCTAGTTTTCATAATGTTATTCGCTGCTGTTTTTAAATTTGGGATTGGTATCATACCCATAGTGATGACTGCCGAACTCTTTCCTGCTAGAGTTAAAGCTCTTGGTATGACTGCTGCTGATGGTGTCTATGTTACTTTTGCTAGTCTCTCGTTGTTTATCTACCAAGAATTAAATAATTCTGTGGGATTGCATATGTCGTTTTATTTGTTTTCTTTCGTGGCGTTCAGCGGTCTGATCTTCAATGCGTTCCTGTTACCAGAAACAAAGAATAAAACATTAGAGGAAATACAAATTATGTTGAAGAgttaa